In one window of Microbacterium sp. PM5 DNA:
- the rbfA gene encoding 30S ribosome-binding factor RbfA, protein MSNERQARLADRIRVLIAERLEKGLRDPRLGFVTITDVRVTGDLQHASVFYTVYGDDQAREDSAAALKAATGMLRSEVGKRLGIRLTPSLEFIPDALPENAGHIAELLREAQERDAAVAGLAAGAAYAGDADPYVKPREDDDED, encoded by the coding sequence ATGTCGAACGAACGGCAGGCGAGACTCGCCGACCGCATCCGCGTGCTCATCGCCGAGCGCCTCGAGAAGGGGCTGCGCGACCCGCGCCTCGGCTTCGTCACGATCACCGACGTGCGCGTCACCGGTGACCTGCAGCACGCGTCGGTGTTCTACACGGTGTACGGCGACGACCAGGCGCGCGAGGACTCCGCTGCTGCCCTCAAGGCCGCAACCGGCATGCTGCGCAGCGAAGTGGGCAAGCGCCTCGGCATCCGTCTCACGCCGTCGCTGGAGTTCATCCCCGACGCGCTTCCCGAGAACGCAGGGCACATCGCCGAGCTGCTGCGCGAAGCGCAGGAGCGCGATGCGGCCGTGGCCGGTCTTGCGGCCGGAGCCGCATATGCGGGCGACGCCGACCCGTACGTCAAGCCGCGCGAGGACGACGACGAGGACTGA
- a CDS encoding A/G-specific adenine glycosylase, which yields MPDLATPLIAWYRDNARDLPWRAEGFGAWGVLVSEFMLQQTPVTRVIPLLDAWLARWPTPTALADDAPASAVAQWANLGYPRRALWLHRAAVEIRDRHDGVVPRDVEALLALTGIGDYTARAVAVFAYGDRHPVVDTNTRRVIARAVDGRSQPGPPARGDLAAMAGLLPRDDQDAAVVNAAMMELGAIVCTARSARCDVCPISSLCAWRAAGYPDTGDLRRKQAAYEGSDRQARGAVLHALRAAPAHALPADDVAADWPVAAQRDRAIDSLIVDGLVEAVDGCLRLPR from the coding sequence ATGCCCGACCTCGCGACGCCGCTCATCGCCTGGTACCGCGACAACGCGCGCGATCTGCCGTGGCGCGCGGAGGGGTTCGGCGCCTGGGGCGTGCTCGTCAGCGAGTTCATGCTGCAGCAGACGCCCGTGACGCGCGTGATCCCCTTGCTGGATGCCTGGCTGGCGCGGTGGCCGACACCGACCGCCCTCGCCGACGATGCCCCGGCGTCGGCGGTCGCGCAGTGGGCGAACCTCGGCTACCCGCGGCGCGCCCTGTGGCTGCACCGCGCCGCGGTGGAGATCCGCGACCGACACGACGGCGTCGTGCCGCGCGACGTCGAGGCGCTCCTCGCGCTGACGGGTATCGGAGACTACACGGCGCGGGCGGTCGCCGTGTTCGCCTATGGCGACCGTCACCCGGTCGTCGATACGAATACCCGCCGCGTCATCGCCCGTGCCGTCGACGGACGTTCTCAGCCCGGGCCGCCGGCTCGCGGTGATCTGGCGGCGATGGCGGGGCTGCTTCCGCGCGACGATCAGGATGCCGCGGTCGTGAATGCCGCCATGATGGAGCTTGGCGCCATCGTGTGCACTGCCCGTTCCGCGCGATGCGACGTGTGCCCGATCTCCTCGCTGTGCGCCTGGCGTGCGGCCGGCTACCCCGACACCGGTGACCTGCGCCGCAAGCAGGCTGCATACGAGGGCAGCGATCGTCAGGCGCGCGGAGCGGTGCTGCACGCGCTGCGCGCCGCACCCGCACATGCTCTCCCCGCCGACGACGTCGCCGCCGACTGGCCGGTCGCGGCGCAGCGCGATCGCGCGATCGACTCGCTCATCGTCGACGGACTCGTCGAAGCCGTCGACGGCTGCCTGCGCCTGCCGCGGTGA
- the truB gene encoding tRNA pseudouridine(55) synthase TruB, which yields MPVPPPAVHGILLVDKPQGITSHDVVARARRALNTRKIGHAGTLDPMATGLLILGVGPATRLLTFIVGLGKTYEATVLLGVATDSDDADGVEMRRADAETLASVTDERIAMAVAALTGEIDQVPSTVSAIKVAGKRAYDLARAGESVELAARRVTVDRFDVVRRRDTADGLIELDVVVDCSSGTYIRALARDLGAALGVGGHLTALRRTRIGAFDVGDAVSEITADAPLLAPAHVAASVLGALPVTAAEARDLRHGKRLVGAAPRLEGAMTPTPAAIDPDGRLVGIVERRGADIKSAMNMAEDA from the coding sequence ATGCCCGTTCCTCCGCCCGCCGTCCACGGCATCCTTCTCGTCGACAAGCCGCAGGGGATCACCAGCCACGATGTGGTCGCCCGGGCCCGCCGCGCACTGAACACCCGCAAGATCGGGCACGCCGGCACGCTCGACCCCATGGCCACCGGGCTGCTCATCCTCGGAGTCGGACCGGCGACGCGGCTGCTCACCTTCATCGTGGGGCTCGGCAAGACGTACGAGGCCACCGTGCTGCTCGGCGTGGCGACCGACTCCGACGACGCGGACGGCGTGGAGATGCGCCGGGCGGATGCCGAGACTCTCGCCTCCGTGACCGACGAGCGCATCGCCATGGCAGTCGCGGCTCTCACGGGTGAGATCGATCAGGTGCCGAGCACCGTGTCGGCCATCAAGGTGGCCGGCAAGCGTGCCTACGACCTCGCCCGGGCGGGGGAGAGCGTCGAGCTGGCAGCCCGCCGGGTGACGGTCGATCGGTTCGATGTCGTCCGCCGCCGCGACACCGCCGACGGCCTCATCGAACTGGATGTCGTCGTGGACTGCTCCAGCGGCACGTACATCCGTGCCCTGGCCCGTGATCTCGGCGCCGCCCTCGGGGTGGGTGGCCACCTCACGGCGCTGCGGCGGACGCGCATCGGCGCGTTCGACGTGGGCGACGCCGTCTCCGAGATCACGGCGGACGCACCGCTGCTGGCGCCCGCGCACGTCGCGGCATCCGTGCTCGGCGCCCTGCCCGTCACCGCGGCTGAGGCGCGTGACCTTCGCCACGGCAAGCGTCTCGTCGGCGCCGCACCGCGCCTGGAGGGGGCGATGACACCGACGCCGGCGGCGATCGACCCCGATGGTCGGCTCGTCGGCATCGTGGAGCGCCGCGGCGCCGACATCAAGAGCGCGATGAACATGGCGGAGGACGCATGA